The following are from one region of the Microbacterium sp. cx-55 genome:
- the priA gene encoding bifunctional 1-(5-phosphoribosyl)-5-((5-phosphoribosylamino)methylideneamino)imidazole-4-carboxamide isomerase/phosphoribosylanthranilate isomerase PriA: MNDFASTPELILLPAVDVADGKAVRLTQGAAGSETSYGDPVDAAVEWARQGASWIHLVDLDAAFGRGNNTAVLRRVIKQVKGVQVELSGGIRDDASLDAALESGATRINLGTAALENPEWAADVIGRYGDAVAVGLDVRGTTLAARGWTREGGDLWAVLDRLEDAGCSRYVVTDVAKDGTLGGPNIELLREVTTRTPKPVVASGGISSLDDIAALRELVPLGVEGAIVGKALYAGAFTLAEALDVAGN, translated from the coding sequence ATGAACGATTTCGCGTCTACCCCCGAGCTGATCCTCCTCCCCGCGGTCGATGTCGCCGACGGCAAGGCCGTGCGACTCACGCAGGGCGCGGCGGGCAGCGAGACCAGCTACGGCGATCCCGTCGATGCCGCCGTCGAGTGGGCGCGCCAGGGTGCGTCCTGGATCCACCTCGTCGACCTGGACGCGGCATTCGGGCGCGGCAACAACACCGCGGTCCTTCGCCGGGTGATCAAGCAGGTCAAGGGCGTGCAGGTCGAGCTCTCCGGAGGCATCCGCGACGATGCCAGCCTGGATGCGGCACTCGAATCCGGTGCCACGCGGATCAACCTCGGCACCGCGGCGCTCGAGAATCCGGAGTGGGCGGCCGATGTCATCGGTCGTTACGGCGACGCCGTGGCGGTCGGGCTCGATGTGCGCGGGACGACGCTGGCCGCGCGCGGCTGGACGCGCGAGGGCGGCGACCTGTGGGCCGTGCTCGACCGTCTCGAGGACGCCGGCTGCAGCCGCTACGTCGTGACCGATGTGGCGAAGGACGGCACGCTCGGCGGCCCGAACATCGAGCTTCTCCGCGAAGTGACCACGCGCACCCCGAAGCCGGTGGTCGCGTCCGGTGGCATTTCGAGCCTCGATGACATCGCCGCTCTTCGCGAGCTCGTGCCGCTCGGCGTCGAGGGCGCGATCGTCGGGAAAGCCCTCTATGCGGGAGCATTCACGCTCGCCGAGGCGCTGGATGTCGCCGGGAACTGA
- a CDS encoding SseB family protein: MSPGTDDHADHHSADSAGVPWEGRSFQENTHANDDGSADPTLLAALIAFRDGAGDQVAIVDAYRSARLLIPLVAGKGEEGVAPNGLTVDKTQELSIVTVAAPDGRRVQPVFTSVETLQRWDPAARPVPAEGLRTALAAVQDDTDLIVIDPTSDTEHVLRRPAVWAIGQGQPWEPSFHSADVYRGLQESIGGELAVLDLEIEAGDPTARLRGPELVVRLHLIDGLEKSELDAVLSRLATRWASDDRIAVLVDSLTVKLVRSTP, encoded by the coding sequence ATGTCGCCGGGAACTGACGATCACGCCGATCATCACTCGGCGGACTCGGCGGGCGTCCCCTGGGAGGGGCGCAGCTTTCAGGAGAACACGCACGCGAACGACGACGGGTCGGCTGATCCCACGCTCCTCGCGGCCCTCATCGCGTTCCGGGACGGTGCGGGCGATCAGGTGGCGATCGTGGATGCGTACCGCTCCGCGCGTCTGCTGATCCCGCTCGTCGCGGGGAAGGGCGAGGAGGGCGTTGCGCCGAACGGTCTGACGGTCGACAAGACCCAGGAGCTGTCGATCGTGACCGTCGCCGCGCCCGACGGCCGGCGCGTGCAGCCCGTGTTCACCTCGGTGGAGACGCTGCAGCGTTGGGACCCCGCGGCTCGTCCCGTGCCCGCCGAGGGCCTCCGCACGGCGCTGGCCGCCGTCCAGGACGACACCGATCTGATCGTGATCGACCCGACGTCCGACACGGAGCACGTGCTCCGCCGGCCCGCGGTCTGGGCGATCGGGCAGGGCCAGCCCTGGGAGCCGAGCTTCCATTCCGCCGACGTGTACCGCGGGCTGCAGGAGAGCATCGGCGGCGAGCTCGCCGTGCTGGACCTGGAGATCGAGGCGGGGGATCCGACGGCGCGGCTGCGCGGTCCGGAACTGGTGGTGCGACTGCACCTCATCGACGGCCTCGAGAAGTCCGAGCTCGACGCGGTGCTGTCCCGTCTCGCGACCCGCTGGGCGAGCGATGACCGCATCGCGGTGCTGGTCGACTCGCTCACGGTGAAGCTCGTCCGCTCGACGCCCTGA
- the hisH gene encoding imidazole glycerol phosphate synthase subunit HisH codes for MTRTPTVAVLDYGSGNVHSAVKALVAAGADARLTSDRAEIMEADGLLVPGVGAYRAVADALRESRGGELIDRRLAGGRAVLGICVGMQVLFEHGVERGVHTEGLGEWPGTVTQLDAPVLPHMGWNTVSAASGSALFDGIENERFYFVHSFGAQEWTLETQQPFPAPRLTWCDYGATPFLAAVENGPLSATQFHPEKSGAAGIRLLSNWIGTLRAD; via the coding sequence GTGACGCGCACACCCACCGTGGCGGTGCTCGACTACGGGTCGGGCAACGTCCACTCCGCCGTGAAGGCGCTCGTCGCGGCGGGTGCCGACGCGAGGCTCACCTCCGACCGTGCCGAGATCATGGAAGCGGACGGCTTGCTCGTGCCCGGAGTGGGCGCGTATCGCGCGGTCGCCGACGCCCTGCGTGAGAGTCGCGGTGGCGAGTTGATCGATCGCCGCCTCGCCGGGGGGCGCGCGGTGCTGGGAATCTGCGTCGGGATGCAGGTGCTCTTCGAGCACGGCGTCGAGCGCGGCGTGCACACGGAAGGGCTGGGCGAGTGGCCCGGCACGGTGACGCAGCTCGACGCGCCCGTGCTGCCCCACATGGGATGGAACACGGTCTCCGCGGCCTCCGGCTCGGCACTCTTCGACGGGATCGAGAACGAGCGGTTCTACTTCGTGCACTCGTTCGGTGCTCAGGAATGGACGTTGGAAACGCAGCAGCCGTTTCCCGCCCCGCGGCTGACCTGGTGCGATTACGGCGCGACGCCGTTCCTCGCGGCGGTGGAGAACGGACCGCTCTCTGCCACCCAGTTCCACCCCGAGAAGTCGGGCGCCGCCGGCATCCGACTTCTGTCGAATTGGATCGGCACGCTGCGGGCAGACTAA
- the hisB gene encoding imidazoleglycerol-phosphate dehydratase HisB → MSTESATHRTASLRRATSESQVDLSLDLDGEGTSSISTSVPFFDHLLTAFAKHSLTNLSVRATGDTHIDAHHTVEDVSIVLGQAIRQALGDKSGISRYGDALVPLDEALAQAVVDISGRPYLVHTGEPAGYEYHLIGGHFTGSLVRHAFEAIAFNAGLTVHVRVLEGRDPHHIAEAEFKAFARAFRQAKSLDPLVTGVPSTKGAL, encoded by the coding sequence ATGAGCACGGAGTCCGCGACGCACCGCACCGCCTCGCTGCGGCGCGCCACGAGCGAGTCCCAGGTCGATCTCTCTCTGGATCTGGACGGTGAGGGAACGAGTTCGATCTCGACCTCGGTGCCGTTCTTCGATCACCTGCTGACGGCGTTCGCGAAGCACTCGCTGACCAACCTGTCGGTGCGAGCCACCGGTGACACGCACATCGATGCGCACCACACGGTGGAGGACGTCTCGATCGTGCTCGGTCAGGCCATCCGCCAGGCGCTCGGCGACAAGTCCGGCATCTCCCGGTACGGCGATGCGCTGGTTCCGCTCGACGAGGCGCTCGCGCAGGCGGTCGTCGACATCAGCGGACGCCCGTACCTCGTGCACACCGGCGAACCCGCAGGCTACGAATATCACCTGATCGGCGGGCACTTCACGGGCTCGCTGGTTCGGCACGCCTTCGAGGCGATCGCGTTCAACGCCGGTCTCACGGTGCACGTCCGCGTGCTCGAGGGGCGTGACCCCCACCACATCGCCGAGGCCGAGTTCAAGGCGTTCGCGCGGGCGTTCCGGCAGGCGAAGTCTCTCGATCCGCTCGTCACCGGCGTGCCGTCGACCAAGGGCGCTCTGTGA
- a CDS encoding histidinol-phosphate transaminase codes for MSLSFEDLPIRDDLRGMIPYGAPQAPLPVALNVNENTHPVPAEVASDILAAVDEALRNVNRYPDREFTALREAFAGYLGAGLRREQIWAANGSNEVLQHVLQAFGGPGRRAFGFAPTYSMYPLLTRATGATWVAGERSEDYSVSAASAAEQVAAVDPDVVFLCAPNNPTGTPLGLDVVTAVYEASRGIVIVDEAYQEFAPHGTPSAVTLLPGRERLVVSRTMSKAFAFAGARVGYLAADPAVIDALRLVRLPYHLSALTQAAATAALGHASTMLAMVDDIVAQRDRISARLAELGYRAHASWTNFVLFGGVSDPDRTWRELYQRGVLIRDVGIPHHLRVTAGTEAETTAFLDALASIDSNA; via the coding sequence GTGTCCCTCAGCTTCGAAGACCTTCCGATCCGCGACGACCTCCGCGGAATGATCCCGTACGGTGCTCCGCAAGCGCCGCTGCCAGTGGCTCTGAACGTCAACGAGAACACGCATCCTGTTCCGGCCGAGGTGGCCTCCGACATTCTGGCGGCGGTGGACGAGGCCCTTCGCAACGTGAACCGGTACCCCGATCGCGAGTTCACCGCGCTCCGCGAGGCTTTCGCCGGCTACCTCGGCGCTGGTCTCCGCCGCGAGCAGATTTGGGCGGCGAACGGCTCCAACGAGGTTCTCCAGCATGTTCTGCAGGCGTTCGGTGGTCCCGGACGCCGCGCATTCGGTTTCGCCCCGACCTACTCGATGTATCCGCTCCTCACCCGGGCGACGGGGGCCACCTGGGTCGCCGGCGAGCGGTCAGAGGATTACTCGGTGTCGGCCGCATCCGCCGCCGAACAGGTCGCCGCGGTCGACCCCGACGTCGTCTTCCTGTGCGCACCGAACAACCCCACGGGAACACCGCTCGGACTCGACGTCGTGACGGCCGTCTACGAAGCGTCGCGCGGAATCGTGATCGTGGATGAGGCCTACCAGGAGTTCGCGCCGCACGGCACGCCCTCCGCGGTGACGCTGCTTCCCGGCCGTGAGCGCCTGGTGGTGTCGCGCACCATGAGCAAGGCATTCGCTTTCGCGGGGGCTCGCGTGGGATACCTGGCCGCCGACCCAGCCGTCATCGACGCGCTCCGGCTCGTCCGGCTGCCGTACCACCTCAGCGCGCTCACCCAAGCAGCGGCGACCGCCGCGCTCGGACACGCGTCGACCATGCTCGCCATGGTCGACGACATCGTGGCGCAGCGTGACCGAATCAGCGCGAGGCTGGCCGAGCTCGGGTACCGCGCGCACGCCTCGTGGACGAACTTCGTGCTGTTCGGCGGGGTCTCCGATCCGGACCGCACCTGGCGCGAGCTGTACCAGCGCGGTGTGCTCATCCGGGACGTCGGCATCCCGCACCACCTGCGCGTCACGGCCGGCACGGAGGCCGAGACCACGGCGTTCCTCGATGCACTCGCGTCGATAGACTCGAACGCATGA
- a CDS encoding LysM peptidoglycan-binding domain-containing protein: MTAIDFTAPPVTTRLRLTVRGRRVLAAVVAFPVAAALGVGILSGGVALASRADSAPAGSFETVTVLAGESLWTIAQEVAPSADPRDVVDQIVRLNALEGTSVSAGQRLAVPAEYSAGS; this comes from the coding sequence ATGACCGCGATCGATTTCACCGCCCCGCCCGTCACCACCCGACTGCGCCTCACCGTGCGCGGGCGCCGTGTCCTCGCGGCAGTGGTGGCCTTCCCGGTCGCCGCCGCGCTCGGCGTCGGCATCCTGAGCGGCGGGGTTGCTCTCGCTTCCCGCGCCGACAGCGCGCCCGCGGGTTCGTTCGAGACCGTCACGGTCCTCGCCGGAGAATCGCTGTGGACCATCGCGCAGGAGGTCGCCCCGTCGGCCGACCCGCGTGACGTCGTCGATCAGATCGTGCGCCTGAACGCGCTCGAGGGCACGTCGGTCAGCGCCGGACAGCGTCTGGCCGTGCCGGCCGAGTACTCCGCCGGAAGCTGA
- a CDS encoding MFS transporter codes for MSISPSPVRGISAYRVLPQRVGWSYLLATALGRLPMSMVPLAILTLATSATGSIAIGGFAAAAAALGEAVGAPASGALADLRGQRGVLLTATVLHVSFLIAFTFGAGVVPDAVTIALAGAAGLTLPQVGALSRARWLAIAPADLDAAFAFEGVIDEMVYIFGPALVGLVAAFISPQAATLLAAALIALFATQFAVHRTHRQVPLRPRRTSTPVPRRPGSGRRRALVAVTFLGMVSMGVFFGGSQTGLAAFAQSAGIPDAGALLYAVMAVGSAVTTVSMVLLPGRIGRWTRWTTAAAGMTLGATCMLLAPSVPWVIGAALLAGAFQGPLLLTIFGVAGSLAEDGRAGALMTLTASGVVVGIGIGAAVAGQLAQASGPSGAFGTVLSASLVLCALGLSGAVLSRRRRGGLAPEAP; via the coding sequence GTGTCGATTTCCCCCTCTCCCGTTCGCGGAATCTCCGCGTACCGGGTCCTCCCCCAGCGCGTGGGATGGAGTTATCTCCTCGCCACGGCCCTGGGCCGCCTCCCCATGTCGATGGTGCCGCTGGCGATACTGACGCTCGCGACGTCGGCGACCGGGTCGATCGCGATCGGTGGCTTCGCGGCCGCCGCAGCGGCGCTCGGCGAGGCGGTCGGAGCGCCGGCATCGGGGGCTCTCGCAGACCTCCGCGGACAGCGCGGGGTCCTCCTGACCGCGACCGTCCTGCACGTGTCGTTCCTGATCGCCTTCACGTTCGGCGCGGGCGTGGTGCCGGATGCGGTGACGATCGCCCTCGCCGGTGCGGCGGGTCTCACCCTCCCCCAGGTGGGTGCACTGTCGCGGGCGCGGTGGCTCGCGATCGCCCCCGCCGATCTCGACGCCGCGTTCGCGTTCGAGGGGGTCATCGACGAGATGGTCTACATCTTCGGGCCCGCCCTGGTCGGACTCGTGGCCGCATTCATCTCCCCGCAGGCGGCCACCCTGCTCGCCGCCGCCCTGATCGCTCTCTTCGCGACCCAGTTCGCGGTCCACCGCACGCACCGGCAGGTTCCGCTCCGGCCGCGCCGCACGTCGACCCCGGTGCCGCGCCGTCCGGGGTCCGGCCGCCGTCGGGCTCTCGTGGCGGTCACGTTCCTCGGGATGGTGTCGATGGGGGTCTTTTTCGGCGGCTCGCAGACCGGACTGGCCGCCTTCGCGCAGAGTGCGGGCATTCCCGATGCGGGCGCGCTGCTCTACGCCGTCATGGCCGTCGGATCTGCCGTGACGACCGTGTCGATGGTCCTGCTGCCGGGTCGCATCGGACGCTGGACCAGGTGGACGACGGCCGCGGCCGGAATGACACTGGGGGCGACGTGCATGCTGCTGGCCCCGAGCGTTCCGTGGGTCATCGGCGCTGCGCTGCTGGCCGGCGCGTTCCAGGGACCACTGCTGCTCACGATCTTCGGGGTGGCGGGCTCGCTCGCTGAGGACGGACGCGCCGGCGCCCTCATGACCCTCACCGCCAGCGGTGTGGTCGTCGGCATCGGGATCGGCGCTGCGGTCGCCGGGCAGCTCGCGCAAGCTTCGGGCCCGTCGGGAGCATTCGGCACCGTGCTCTCGGCGAGTCTCGTGCTGTGCGCCCTCGGACTGAGCGGCGCGGTCCTGTCGCGTCGACGACGGGGAGGCCTCGCGCCGGAAGCACCGTAA
- the lexA gene encoding transcriptional repressor LexA has protein sequence MTAREKPQTRRRKSLSDKQLAILEVIQRSIGRYGYPPSMREIGDAVGLKSLSSVTHQLNQLELSGYLRRDPGKTRAMEVLIDLPGTAAENPADNGPTVGDAALVPLVGRIAAGVPITAEQQVEEVFPLPRQLVGKGDLFMLKVSGESMIDAAICDGDWVVVRSQPTADNGDIVAAMLDGEATVKTFRRRDGHTWLLPRNSAFEPILGDEATVLGKIVAVLRAV, from the coding sequence ATGACCGCACGCGAGAAGCCGCAGACGCGGCGGCGGAAGAGCCTGAGCGACAAGCAGCTCGCCATCCTCGAAGTCATCCAGCGCTCGATCGGCCGGTACGGATACCCGCCGAGCATGCGCGAGATCGGGGACGCCGTCGGCCTTAAGTCGCTCTCGAGCGTCACCCACCAGCTGAACCAGCTCGAGCTCAGCGGTTACCTGCGACGCGATCCCGGCAAGACCCGCGCCATGGAGGTGTTGATCGACCTTCCCGGCACTGCCGCCGAGAATCCGGCCGACAACGGGCCGACCGTCGGCGACGCCGCCCTCGTGCCACTGGTCGGCCGCATCGCCGCGGGCGTTCCGATCACGGCCGAGCAGCAGGTCGAAGAGGTGTTCCCCCTCCCCCGCCAGTTGGTCGGCAAGGGCGACCTCTTCATGCTCAAGGTGAGCGGGGAGTCGATGATCGACGCCGCCATCTGCGACGGGGACTGGGTCGTCGTCCGTTCGCAGCCGACGGCAGACAACGGCGACATCGTGGCCGCCATGCTCGACGGCGAAGCGACCGTGAAGACGTTCCGTCGTCGTGACGGCCACACCTGGCTGCTCCCGCGCAACTCCGCCTTCGAGCCGATCCTCGGCGACGAAGCCACCGTTCTCGGCAAGATCGTGGCGGTCCTGCGCGCCGTGTGA
- the hflX gene encoding GTPase HflX, producing the protein MIDTPEPTDEPQTDPVDRVLARADARARVRGDLGSAQALQDASTVTDADADGAQWDREERAALRRVAGLSTELEDVTEVEYRQLRLENVVLVGVHPQGEQENAENSLRELAALAETAGAVVLDGVLQRRPHPDPATYVGRGKAEELRSIVAATGADTVIADTELAPSQRRALEDVVKVKVIDRTTVILDIFSQHAKSREGKAQVELAQLEYLLPRLRGWGDSMSRQAGGQVGAGGAGMGSRGPGETKIELDRRRIRTRMAQLRRQIRDFGPAREAKRAERRRNTIPGVAITGYTNAGKSSLLNRLTQAGVLVENALFATLDATVRRSITADGRVFTLTDTVGFVRNLPHQLVEAFRSTLEEVGSADVIVHVVDGSHPDPAAQLATVRDVIGDVGARDTREIVVFNKADLVDADTRLVLRGLAPSALFVSSRTGEGIEELRQVVEEALPLPAVELHALVPYDRGDLVSAIHEHGMILLERHEEDGTALHVRVPAVLAGRLAPFVR; encoded by the coding sequence ATGATCGACACCCCCGAACCGACCGACGAACCGCAGACGGACCCGGTCGACCGGGTTTTGGCGCGCGCGGATGCGCGAGCTCGCGTGCGTGGTGATCTCGGGTCGGCCCAGGCGTTGCAGGATGCGTCGACGGTGACGGATGCCGACGCGGATGGCGCGCAGTGGGATCGCGAGGAACGCGCGGCGCTCCGACGGGTCGCCGGACTCTCCACGGAGCTCGAAGACGTCACCGAGGTCGAGTACCGCCAGTTGCGCCTCGAGAACGTCGTCCTGGTGGGTGTGCACCCTCAGGGCGAGCAGGAGAACGCCGAGAATTCGCTTCGCGAGCTCGCCGCCCTGGCCGAAACCGCGGGCGCGGTCGTGCTCGATGGCGTGCTGCAGCGGCGTCCGCATCCGGATCCGGCGACGTACGTCGGCCGAGGCAAGGCGGAAGAGCTGCGGAGCATTGTGGCCGCCACCGGCGCCGACACCGTGATCGCCGACACGGAGCTCGCTCCGAGCCAGCGCCGCGCGCTCGAGGATGTCGTGAAGGTCAAGGTCATCGACCGGACGACCGTGATCCTCGACATCTTCAGCCAGCACGCCAAGAGCCGTGAGGGCAAGGCGCAGGTCGAACTCGCCCAACTCGAATACCTCCTCCCGCGGCTTCGCGGCTGGGGCGACTCGATGAGCCGTCAGGCCGGTGGACAGGTCGGTGCGGGCGGCGCGGGAATGGGTTCCCGCGGTCCCGGTGAGACGAAGATCGAACTCGATCGACGCCGCATCCGGACCCGGATGGCGCAGCTGCGCCGGCAGATCCGCGACTTCGGGCCCGCGCGTGAGGCCAAGCGTGCGGAGCGACGCCGCAACACGATCCCCGGCGTTGCGATCACCGGGTACACCAACGCCGGCAAGTCGAGTCTGCTGAACCGGCTCACCCAGGCGGGCGTGCTCGTGGAGAACGCGCTGTTCGCGACGCTGGATGCGACGGTGCGGCGCTCGATCACGGCGGATGGCCGGGTGTTCACCCTCACCGACACCGTCGGTTTCGTGCGCAACCTCCCGCACCAGCTCGTCGAGGCGTTCCGCTCCACGCTCGAAGAAGTCGGCTCTGCCGACGTCATCGTGCACGTCGTCGACGGATCGCACCCCGATCCCGCCGCGCAGCTCGCGACGGTGCGCGACGTGATCGGTGACGTGGGTGCGCGCGACACGCGTGAGATCGTCGTCTTCAACAAGGCCGACCTCGTCGATGCCGACACCCGGCTGGTGCTGCGCGGGCTCGCTCCGTCGGCGCTGTTCGTCTCCTCGCGGACGGGTGAGGGCATCGAGGAGCTTCGACAGGTCGTCGAAGAGGCCCTGCCGCTTCCCGCTGTCGAGCTCCACGCGCTCGTGCCCTACGACCGCGGCGACCTGGTGTCGGCGATCCACGAGCACGGCATGATCCTTCTCGAGCGGCACGAGGAAGACGGCACCGCGCTCCATGTGCGGGTGCCGGCCGTGCTCGCCGGCCGGTTGGCGCCGTTCGTGCGCTGA
- a CDS encoding class I SAM-dependent methyltransferase: MGSDHYFTASPASPENLRTIRVTLAGRDIDVITAGGVFSPDRLDAGTAVLLANTPPPPPGGHFLDLGCGWGPISLSLALTSPHATVWAVDVNQRALDLVRRNAEQLGLTNINAVEPDDVPDDVMFRTIRSNPPIRVGKDELHDMLERWLPRLDERSDAWLVVARNLGSDSLQRWIGATFPQGYGVHRAATARGFRVLKVRRHGSTPTGAIRLP; encoded by the coding sequence ATGGGGAGTGACCACTACTTCACCGCGTCACCTGCCAGTCCCGAGAACCTCCGCACGATTCGTGTGACCCTTGCCGGTCGCGACATCGATGTCATCACCGCCGGCGGGGTGTTCAGTCCGGACCGGTTGGATGCGGGAACCGCCGTGCTGTTGGCCAATACACCACCGCCGCCGCCCGGCGGTCACTTCCTCGACCTCGGATGCGGGTGGGGGCCGATCTCGCTGTCGCTCGCGCTCACGTCGCCTCACGCGACGGTGTGGGCCGTCGACGTCAACCAGCGCGCTCTCGATCTCGTCCGGCGGAACGCCGAACAACTGGGTCTGACGAACATCAACGCGGTCGAGCCGGACGATGTTCCCGACGATGTGATGTTCCGCACGATTCGCTCGAACCCCCCGATCCGAGTCGGCAAGGACGAGCTGCACGACATGCTCGAGCGCTGGCTCCCCCGGCTCGACGAGCGCTCCGACGCGTGGCTCGTCGTCGCCCGCAATCTCGGCTCCGACTCGCTGCAGCGGTGGATCGGCGCGACGTTCCCGCAGGGGTACGGCGTGCATCGCGCGGCCACGGCGCGAGGTTTCCGCGTGCTCAAGGTCCGGCGGCACGGCTCCACGCCGACCGGCGCGATCCGTCTGCCCTGA
- a CDS encoding prolyl oligopeptidase family serine peptidase gives MESTLPYGSWPSPLTAAAVASASARFDGARFVAGDVWWAEGVPAEEGRTAVRRRRGDGTVEDVLRAPWSARSRVHEYGGGAWTASDDGVLFFVDGADQRVRAVRLGEEPETLTPPVDGAAYGGLTWQHGSLLAVREQHLGARTPARSIVRIDPDGGGVEELATGSDFLAQPALSPDGTRLAWIGWDHPAMPWDQTTLRVATLDGESEAIALTDGGSSAVQPVWLDNDTLLFSDDRDGRWNLRRASLAQPRTDEAVAPADADSGGALWALGTRWFASLPDGRIVAVRTHGADELVVIEPSSGSVRPLGIDATASASIEDVDGTRVLLIAAGRTATTGVWLVDVDDPGNAVAIAGAGAAAGPEWTPVARHITVDGPHGEVHAFAYPPTNPEVTGDDDELPPYLVWVHGGPTSHVGPSASAKIAYWTSRGVGVLDVNYGGSTGYGRAYRERLKGQWGVVDVDDVVAAASGLAAAGLADPARLAIEGGSAGGWTVLAALVGSDTFAAGVSRYGVGDARALAADTHDFEARYLDGLIGPLPEAEHVYLERSPLSRPDRFRVPLLILQGAEDRVVPPSQAEAIRDALRERGVPHAYVLYEGEGHGFRRAETSVHALESELAFLGRVFGFETPDVPPFELTIGSLTVASTAVGREIVVVDEVTANAARDLAVLVSREPVRPLFAHAVDADWARTLSEHGFTEVDPSDLPAGSASPYFVLPPTLDGD, from the coding sequence ATGGAAAGCACTCTTCCCTACGGCTCCTGGCCCTCTCCGCTCACGGCCGCCGCGGTCGCCTCCGCCTCAGCGCGGTTCGACGGCGCCCGTTTCGTCGCCGGAGACGTGTGGTGGGCCGAGGGCGTCCCCGCAGAAGAAGGCAGGACGGCCGTGCGTCGCCGCCGGGGCGACGGAACGGTCGAGGATGTGCTCCGCGCACCCTGGAGCGCCCGCTCGCGCGTGCACGAGTACGGCGGCGGGGCATGGACCGCATCCGATGACGGTGTGCTCTTCTTCGTCGACGGCGCAGACCAGCGGGTTCGGGCCGTCCGCCTCGGCGAGGAGCCGGAGACCCTCACTCCTCCCGTGGACGGTGCCGCCTACGGCGGATTGACCTGGCAGCACGGCAGCCTGCTGGCGGTGCGCGAACAGCACCTCGGCGCGCGGACGCCGGCGCGTTCGATCGTGCGGATCGATCCCGACGGCGGCGGAGTGGAGGAGCTCGCCACCGGCAGCGACTTCCTGGCGCAGCCCGCCCTGTCGCCCGACGGCACACGCCTCGCCTGGATCGGGTGGGACCACCCTGCGATGCCCTGGGATCAGACGACGCTGCGCGTCGCGACCCTCGACGGCGAGTCCGAGGCGATCGCGCTGACCGATGGCGGGTCATCCGCCGTGCAACCGGTCTGGCTCGACAACGACACCCTGCTCTTCAGCGACGACCGTGACGGCCGTTGGAATCTCCGCCGGGCGTCACTCGCGCAGCCCCGCACGGACGAGGCCGTCGCCCCGGCGGATGCCGACAGCGGCGGCGCCCTCTGGGCTCTCGGCACCCGCTGGTTCGCGTCACTGCCCGACGGACGCATCGTCGCGGTGCGCACGCACGGCGCCGATGAGCTCGTGGTGATCGAGCCGTCCAGCGGTTCGGTCCGACCCCTCGGCATCGACGCCACGGCGTCCGCGTCGATCGAGGATGTCGACGGTACCCGGGTGCTCCTGATCGCCGCCGGGCGCACGGCCACCACGGGCGTCTGGCTGGTGGACGTCGACGATCCAGGCAACGCGGTCGCGATCGCGGGAGCGGGTGCCGCGGCCGGGCCCGAGTGGACGCCCGTCGCGCGGCACATCACCGTGGACGGCCCGCACGGCGAGGTGCACGCGTTCGCGTACCCGCCGACGAACCCTGAGGTGACGGGCGACGACGACGAACTGCCGCCGTACCTCGTGTGGGTGCACGGCGGCCCGACGAGCCACGTGGGCCCGTCCGCATCCGCCAAGATCGCCTACTGGACGAGTCGCGGAGTGGGTGTCCTCGACGTGAACTACGGCGGCTCGACGGGATACGGCCGCGCGTACCGCGAGCGATTGAAGGGCCAGTGGGGCGTCGTCGACGTCGATGACGTCGTCGCGGCGGCATCCGGGCTCGCTGCCGCCGGACTCGCCGACCCGGCACGTCTGGCCATCGAGGGCGGATCCGCCGGCGGATGGACGGTCCTGGCCGCGCTGGTCGGCAGCGACACTTTCGCGGCGGGCGTCTCGCGCTACGGCGTCGGTGACGCCCGCGCTCTCGCCGCCGACACGCACGACTTCGAGGCGCGCTACCTCGACGGGCTGATCGGACCACTGCCGGAAGCCGAGCACGTCTACCTCGAACGGTCGCCGCTCAGCCGCCCCGATCGCTTCCGCGTGCCGCTGCTCATCCTTCAGGGCGCCGAGGACCGCGTCGTCCCGCCGTCTCAGGCCGAGGCCATCCGCGACGCACTCCGCGAACGCGGCGTGCCGCACGCGTACGTGCTCTACGAGGGCGAGGGCCACGGCTTCCGGCGTGCGGAGACCTCCGTGCACGCTCTCGAGAGCGAACTCGCGTTCCTCGGGAGGGTGTTCGGATTCGAGACGCCCGACGTTCCGCCGTTCGAGCTCACTATCGGCTCGCTCACGGTCGCCTCGACCGCGGTGGGCCGCGAGATCGTCGTCGTCGATGAGGTCACCGCGAACGCGGCGCGCGATCTCGCGGTGCTCGTCTCGCGCGAGCCGGTGCGTCCCCTGTTCGCGCACGCCGTCGACGCCGACTGGGCACGGACCCTCTCGGAGCACGGCTTCACCGAGGTCGACCCGAGCGATCTGCCCGCCGGGTCCGCCTCACCGTACTTCGTGCTGCCGCCGACGCTCGACGGCGACTGA